The Streptomonospora litoralis genome window below encodes:
- a CDS encoding SDR family oxidoreductase, which yields MDINDSVALVTGANRGLGRAIAQRLLERGARKVYATARRPETVDLTGVEVLALDITDPASVSAAAAAAPDVSLLVNNAGIQTGADLVAGSQDAVRRELETNMFGHLGMIREFAPTLATNGGGAIVNVLSAMSWFGAKGAGAYHLTKAAAWAMSNSVRLELAAQNTLVTAVHLGLADTDMAAGWQVDKIAPSDLADAALDGVESGSAEVLADRWSRDVKSRLPLTPEEFNAAMDRALAALTAA from the coding sequence ATGGACATCAACGACTCAGTCGCCCTCGTCACCGGAGCCAACCGCGGCCTGGGCCGCGCCATTGCCCAGCGCCTGCTCGAACGGGGCGCCCGCAAGGTCTACGCCACGGCCCGCCGGCCGGAGACCGTGGACCTGACCGGCGTCGAGGTGCTGGCGCTCGACATCACCGATCCCGCATCCGTGAGCGCCGCCGCCGCGGCCGCTCCGGACGTCTCACTGCTCGTCAACAACGCGGGGATCCAGACGGGGGCCGACCTGGTGGCCGGTTCGCAGGACGCGGTGCGGCGCGAACTGGAGACCAACATGTTCGGGCATTTGGGAATGATCCGGGAGTTCGCGCCGACGCTCGCGACGAACGGCGGGGGCGCGATCGTGAACGTCCTCTCCGCCATGTCGTGGTTCGGGGCCAAGGGCGCAGGCGCCTACCACCTGACCAAGGCCGCCGCGTGGGCCATGAGCAACTCCGTCCGCCTGGAACTCGCCGCACAGAACACGCTCGTCACGGCGGTGCACCTGGGCCTCGCCGATACCGACATGGCCGCGGGCTGGCAGGTGGACAAGATCGCGCCGTCGGACCTGGCCGACGCGGCGCTCGACGGTGTCGAGTCGGGCTCCGCCGAGGTCCTCGCCGACCGGTGGAGCCGGGACGTCAAGTCGCGGCTGCCGCTGACGCCCGAAGAGTTCAACGCCGCGATGGATCGCGCATTGGCGGCGCTGACGGCGGCCTGA